A section of the Methanocaldococcus sp. FS406-22 genome encodes:
- a CDS encoding LysR family transcriptional regulator, whose translation MKDAEINLTIEYKGKLITPNQIKLLMALHKTKSQNEASKLLNISPSSFNIQLKRLENKLGVKLYYSSPNGTILTDTGLEILETYNSYSKRLKNHFFTVSGFVSGEIAKILFENPIITSFDNALKLLKMGFVDILGVDDSYWIYRLGDERFLKSEIGSSDFNIFLIAYDNFVMVSKKEFDYKNLVGVRFSSHRIVYNILKKEGIKFKVKIKTKNPFRAIELVNEGYSLFLNESLLKYVDGDFNVEYPNFYKKTVHAINFISFGKDIEIDKKELKKIKKLGFKYECF comes from the coding sequence ATGAAAGATGCCGAAATTAACTTAACTATTGAATATAAAGGGAAACTCATTACACCAAACCAAATAAAACTTTTAATGGCTTTACATAAAACAAAATCTCAAAATGAGGCATCAAAGTTATTAAATATTTCTCCTTCTTCTTTTAATATTCAATTAAAAAGATTAGAAAATAAGTTAGGAGTTAAGCTATATTATTCATCCCCAAATGGAACAATTTTAACAGATACAGGATTAGAGATTTTAGAAACTTACAACTCATATAGCAAAAGATTAAAAAATCACTTTTTTACAGTTTCTGGATTTGTAAGTGGTGAGATTGCCAAAATATTATTTGAAAATCCAATAATAACCTCTTTTGATAATGCCTTAAAATTGTTAAAGATGGGATTTGTTGATATTTTGGGTGTTGATGATAGCTACTGGATTTATAGGTTGGGAGATGAGAGATTTTTAAAGTCAGAGATTGGCAGTTCTGATTTTAATATATTTTTAATTGCCTATGACAACTTTGTAATGGTTAGTAAAAAAGAGTTTGATTACAAAAATTTAGTTGGTGTTAGATTTAGCTCACATAGGATAGTTTATAACATTTTAAAGAAAGAAGGGATAAAATTTAAGGTAAAAATTAAAACAAAAAATCCATTTAGGGCTATAGAGTTGGTTAATGAAGGCTATAGCTTGTTTTTAAATGAGAGTTTATTGAAATATGTAGATGGAGATTTTAATGTTGAGTATCCCAACTTTTATAAAAAGACAGTTCATGCAATAAACTTTATTAGCTTTGGTAAAGATATTGAGATAGATAAAAAAGAACTTAAAAAAATAAAAAAATTGGGTTTTAAGTATGAATGCTTTTGA
- a CDS encoding PRC-barrel domain-containing protein encodes MEKMPAKILFERSIIGNKGSVIGKVKDIVFDEKVGRLVSLEVEPAEHSPIMIEEGKNVLIPYKLVVAIKDVVVIDETNLNRANIRVTEH; translated from the coding sequence ATGGAAAAAATGCCAGCTAAAATATTGTTTGAGAGAAGTATAATTGGAAATAAAGGCAGTGTAATAGGAAAAGTTAAAGATATTGTTTTTGATGAAAAAGTTGGGAGGTTGGTCTCTTTAGAAGTTGAACCAGCTGAGCACAGCCCAATAATGATAGAAGAGGGAAAAAATGTTTTAATTCCCTATAAACTTGTAGTAGCTATCAAAGATGTTGTTGTAATAGATGAAACAAATTTGAATAGGGCAAATATAAGAGTGACTGAACACTAA
- a CDS encoding pentapeptide repeat-containing protein, protein MGEVKVIDKETGEVIGDFYEMFIDALRNGKKFKLEDKIVDGSIDILEIYERIKSDEKLKKLITKKTVDMGIISIPTEIIEINIDVSINNVEFNGNFLLFKPWTDTESLEITFKGKAYFMKSRFKRITDFTNSTFEKEANFMESTFEKDVNFKDSIFKERACFIGSIFMRRANFENSTFGGGVSFWYSKFKWDVIFENSEFKKIANFHGLTVEGKAKFNGAKFHGETYFTYSRFEKYVSFRGLKFKDINFNNSIFKERVYFTHSTFEGNADFSEIIYNLAIFYKSTFKSRADFRDILFNLLSFIDCTFEDLALFRKGKIKFERYEKNRIDLKKPDKEEIHEIININKI, encoded by the coding sequence ATGGGGGAGGTTAAAGTTATTGATAAAGAAACTGGAGAAGTTATTGGAGATTTTTATGAAATGTTTATTGATGCTTTGAGAAATGGGAAAAAGTTTAAATTAGAAGATAAAATTGTAGATGGGAGTATAGATATTTTAGAGATTTATGAGAGGATTAAGAGCGATGAAAAATTAAAAAAGTTAATTACTAAAAAGACGGTAGATATGGGTATTATTTCTATACCTACCGAGATTATAGAGATAAATATTGACGTATCTATAAATAATGTTGAATTTAATGGTAACTTTTTATTATTTAAACCGTGGACTGATACAGAATCACTTGAGATAACATTTAAAGGGAAAGCCTATTTTATGAAATCAAGATTTAAAAGAATTACTGATTTTACAAATTCAACATTTGAAAAGGAAGCTAATTTTATGGAATCAACATTTGAAAAAGATGTCAATTTTAAGGATTCAATATTTAAAGAAAGAGCATGCTTTATAGGTTCAATATTTATGAGAAGAGCCAATTTTGAAAATTCAACATTTGGGGGAGGGGTTAGTTTTTGGTATTCGAAATTTAAATGGGATGTTATTTTTGAAAACTCAGAATTTAAAAAAATAGCAAATTTTCATGGTTTGACAGTGGAAGGGAAAGCAAAGTTTAACGGTGCAAAATTTCATGGAGAAACTTATTTTACTTATTCAAGATTTGAGAAATATGTTAGTTTTAGGGGTTTAAAATTTAAAGATATTAATTTTAATAATTCAATATTTAAAGAAAGAGTCTATTTTACTCATTCAACGTTTGAAGGAAATGCTGATTTCTCGGAGATAATATATAACTTAGCAATATTTTACAAATCAACTTTTAAATCTCGTGCAGATTTTAGAGATATTCTTTTTAATCTATTATCATTTATTGATTGCACATTTGAAGATTTGGCATTATTTAGAAAAGGTAAAATTAAGTTTGAAAGATATGAAAAGAATAGAATTGACTTAAAGAAACCAGATAAAGAAGAAATACATGAAATAATTAACATAAATAAAATATGA
- the cobY gene encoding adenosylcobinamide-phosphate guanylyltransferase, giving the protein MDALVMAGGKGTRMGNVEKPIVKLYNKCLIDYVLSSLLKSKVKNIFVAVSPNTPKTKEYIKSTYKDFKNIIAIDTSGNGYINDLNECIGYFSEPFLVVSSDLINLTSKIINSIVDYFYCIKAKNPDVEALAVMIPKEKYPNPSIDFNGLVPVGINVLSPKQGYQKEEIMIIDELIFNINTKDDLKLAEMLLKNKDIKIQ; this is encoded by the coding sequence ATGGATGCCTTAGTTATGGCTGGTGGTAAAGGGACGAGAATGGGAAATGTGGAAAAGCCAATAGTTAAGCTCTATAATAAATGCCTTATAGATTATGTTCTATCCTCCTTATTAAAATCAAAGGTAAAAAATATATTTGTTGCTGTATCCCCTAACACTCCAAAAACAAAAGAATATATAAAATCAACATATAAAGATTTCAAAAATATTATAGCAATAGATACATCGGGCAATGGCTACATTAACGATTTAAATGAATGCATTGGATATTTCTCAGAGCCATTCTTAGTTGTTAGCTCTGACTTAATTAACTTAACGTCGAAAATTATTAATAGTATAGTTGATTACTTCTATTGTATTAAAGCTAAGAATCCAGATGTTGAAGCATTGGCAGTCATGATTCCAAAAGAAAAATATCCAAATCCATCAATTGATTTCAATGGCTTAGTTCCTGTAGGGATAAACGTTTTATCTCCAAAGCAGGGATATCAAAAAGAAGAAATTATGATTATTGATGAGCTGATATTCAATATCAATACTAAAGATGATTTAAAACTTGCTGAAATGCTTTTGAAAAATAAGGATATAAAAATCCAATAG
- a CDS encoding BtpA/SgcQ family protein — translation MFEKKPLIGMIHLKPLPGSYHYNNNFDSIVDFAIKEAKKLEEANFDAIMIENFGDAPFKKEADKITIASMAVIAKAIKEEVSLPLGINVLRNDAIGAYSIAYVVKADFIRVNVLSGVAFTDQGIIEGKAHELAKLKKLLPSKIKIFADVHVKHAYHFIDFESSLLDTVERGLADAVVVSGKRTGAEVDIEKLKLAKKLVDVPVIVGSGTNYNNLKILWDYADGFIIGTWIKRDRKAHNEIDIERAKKIVSLANKLKMC, via the coding sequence ATGTTTGAGAAAAAGCCATTAATTGGGATGATTCATTTAAAACCATTGCCCGGCTCTTATCATTATAACAACAACTTTGATAGCATTGTAGATTTTGCTATAAAAGAGGCTAAAAAACTCGAAGAGGCAAATTTTGATGCTATAATGATAGAGAACTTTGGAGATGCACCATTTAAAAAAGAGGCAGATAAAATAACCATTGCATCAATGGCTGTAATAGCTAAAGCTATAAAGGAGGAGGTATCTCTCCCATTGGGAATAAATGTCTTAAGAAATGATGCTATTGGGGCTTATTCAATTGCTTATGTTGTTAAAGCAGATTTTATCAGAGTTAATGTTTTATCTGGTGTTGCATTTACAGACCAGGGGATTATTGAAGGAAAAGCTCATGAATTAGCTAAATTGAAAAAATTGCTTCCAAGTAAGATAAAAATCTTCGCAGATGTTCATGTGAAGCATGCATATCACTTTATAGACTTTGAAAGCTCACTGCTGGATACTGTTGAAAGGGGCTTAGCTGATGCTGTAGTTGTTAGTGGTAAGAGGACTGGAGCAGAGGTTGATATTGAAAAACTAAAATTAGCTAAAAAATTGGTTGATGTTCCAGTTATTGTTGGCTCTGGAACAAATTATAATAACTTAAAAATCCTCTGGGACTATGCCGATGGGTTTATAATAGGAACGTGGATAAAGAGAGATAGAAAAGCTCACAATGAAATTGACATTGAAAGAGCTAAAAAGATTGTAAGCTTAGCTAACAAATTAAAAATGTGCTGA
- a CDS encoding class I SAM-dependent methyltransferase produces the protein MNAFDKYAEEYDRWFDENEIIYKSEIEALKRHIPKGRGLEVGVGTGRFAKPFNIKIGVDISKEMAKIAEKRGIKVIIAKGEDLPFKDEEFDFVLINTVLEFAENPKKMLKEAERVLKKGGKIIIGIIDKDSFLGKIYEEKKQKSKFYKDANFLSAKEVIEMLKELGFKNIKATQTIFKEIDKVDKVEVKDGYGEGGFVSISAEKI, from the coding sequence ATGAATGCTTTTGACAAATATGCTGAGGAATATGATAGATGGTTTGATGAAAACGAAATTATCTATAAATCAGAGATTGAAGCATTAAAAAGACATATTCCAAAAGGAAGAGGGCTAGAAGTAGGTGTAGGAACTGGAAGATTTGCTAAACCATTTAATATAAAAATTGGTGTTGATATATCAAAAGAAATGGCTAAAATAGCCGAAAAGAGAGGAATAAAGGTTATAATAGCAAAGGGAGAAGATTTGCCTTTTAAAGATGAAGAGTTTGATTTTGTTTTAATAAATACTGTCTTAGAGTTTGCAGAGAATCCAAAAAAGATGTTGAAGGAGGCAGAGAGGGTCTTAAAGAAAGGAGGAAAAATAATTATCGGAATTATAGATAAAGATAGCTTTTTAGGAAAGATATATGAAGAAAAAAAGCAAAAAAGCAAGTTTTATAAAGATGCAAATTTCTTATCAGCTAAGGAAGTTATAGAGATGCTAAAAGAGTTAGGATTTAAAAATATAAAGGCTACACAAACGATTTTTAAAGAAATTGATAAAGTTGATAAGGTTGAAGTTAAAGATGGTTATGGAGAAGGTGGGTTTGTATCTATTTCTGCTGAAAAGATTTAA
- the asnB gene encoding asparagine synthase (glutamine-hydrolyzing) produces MCSISGIIVKESQIPAKYAIDMMKILKHRGRDNSGLLLDDEVIYFNNFEDVEDLEEEEMIGNLNLAHNRLAIVGRYGVQPIPNEDEDIWLVCNGEIYNYIELREYLKENHEFRTDSDNEVIIHLYEDEQLEELDGDYAFAIYDKSKDIVLLGRDVFGVKPLFYVDTPNYFAFASERKALWHLLINIDGYERDLDVLNSKIKTLKPNSQLIYYLDDNKFDIIENFKKMELNYMKERSYEEAKEYLDRALKNAVLKRVRGLDRVGIICSGGVDSSLIAKLSSLYCEVILYAVGTENSEDLIYAERLAKDLNLKIRKKIISEEEYERYVFKVAKAIDEVDLMKIGVGIPIYVASEMANEDGLKVVLSGQGADELFGGYARHERIYREKGEEELKKELLKDVYNLYKVNLERDDHCTMANGVELRVPFLDEEVVEIALSIPIEYKMSELRKRILRDVASQYLPDYIAYRPKKAAQYGSGGEKMIYKVAKKYGFSKKKINEFLDMLKRKIVE; encoded by the coding sequence ATGTGCTCTATAAGTGGAATAATTGTTAAAGAAAGCCAAATACCTGCAAAATATGCAATAGATATGATGAAAATCTTAAAGCACAGAGGAAGAGATAACTCTGGATTGTTGTTAGATGATGAGGTTATATACTTCAACAACTTTGAAGATGTTGAAGATTTAGAGGAGGAGGAGATGATTGGAAATCTAAACTTAGCACATAACAGATTGGCAATAGTTGGAAGGTATGGGGTTCAGCCAATACCTAACGAGGATGAAGATATTTGGCTGGTTTGTAATGGAGAAATCTACAATTATATAGAGTTGAGAGAGTATCTAAAAGAAAATCATGAATTTAGGACAGACAGCGATAATGAGGTTATAATCCACTTATATGAAGATGAGCAGTTGGAAGAATTGGATGGGGATTATGCCTTTGCCATTTATGATAAATCAAAGGATATTGTGTTATTGGGAAGGGATGTATTTGGAGTTAAGCCGTTGTTTTATGTAGATACGCCTAATTATTTTGCATTTGCTTCAGAGAGAAAAGCATTGTGGCATCTGCTTATAAATATTGATGGCTATGAGAGAGATTTAGATGTCTTAAATAGCAAAATCAAAACATTAAAGCCAAATTCACAGTTAATTTATTATTTGGATGATAATAAGTTCGATATTATTGAGAATTTTAAAAAAATGGAACTAAATTACATGAAAGAGAGGAGTTATGAAGAGGCTAAAGAATATTTAGATAGGGCTTTGAAGAATGCAGTTTTAAAGAGGGTTAGAGGTTTGGATAGGGTAGGGATTATCTGCTCTGGAGGAGTTGATAGCTCATTGATTGCTAAATTATCCTCTCTATACTGTGAAGTTATCTTATATGCTGTTGGAACTGAAAATAGTGAGGATTTAATTTATGCTGAAAGATTGGCTAAGGATTTGAATTTAAAGATAAGAAAGAAGATTATTTCAGAAGAGGAGTATGAAAGGTATGTGTTTAAGGTGGCTAAGGCAATAGATGAAGTTGATTTAATGAAGATAGGGGTGGGGATTCCTATCTATGTGGCATCAGAGATGGCTAATGAAGATGGATTAAAGGTTGTTCTATCTGGGCAAGGGGCTGATGAGTTATTCGGTGGCTATGCAAGGCATGAGAGGATTTATAGGGAGAAAGGAGAGGAAGAGCTAAAAAAAGAGCTATTGAAGGATGTTTATAATCTATACAAGGTAAATTTAGAGAGGGATGACCACTGCACAATGGCTAATGGTGTTGAGTTGAGAGTTCCTTTCTTAGATGAGGAGGTTGTTGAGATTGCCTTATCAATTCCTATTGAATATAAAATGTCTGAACTTAGGAAAAGGATTTTGAGGGATGTTGCCTCTCAATATTTGCCAGATTATATTGCTTATAGGCCAAAAAAAGCCGCTCAATATGGAAGTGGTGGGGAGAAGATGATTTATAAGGTTGCTAAAAAATATGGATTTTCAAAGAAGAAAATTAATGAGTTTTTGGATATGTTGAAGAGAAAGATTGTTGAGTAG
- the dapF gene encoding diaminopimelate epimerase, which yields MEFTKMHALGNDYIVINEFDGEKVKEEEKGNFAKKICRRGFSVGADGVIFIQKPTSDEYDVRFRIFNSDGSEAEMCGNGIRCFSKYVYERIMKKNPLKVETKGGLRVSEMEIEGDEVKKIKVYMGIPKFKLKDIPMVVDGYKEDDEFLNGELKLKNPYLPKVKLSVVNVGNPHAVIFVEDNGIDLDFVREHLDVIGKEIECHEAFPERINVHFVKVLNPNEIRIVTWERGAGYTTACGTGTTASVIIAHKLGKTSNRVLAHLDGGDLEIEIKDDGVYMIGDAVMVYDAKLINIGW from the coding sequence ATGGAATTTACAAAGATGCACGCGCTTGGAAATGATTATATAGTTATTAATGAATTCGATGGAGAGAAAGTTAAAGAAGAGGAAAAAGGAAACTTTGCTAAAAAAATTTGCAGAAGAGGTTTTTCAGTTGGGGCTGATGGTGTCATCTTTATCCAAAAACCTACATCTGATGAGTATGATGTGAGATTTAGAATCTTTAACAGTGATGGTTCTGAGGCAGAGATGTGTGGTAATGGAATTAGATGCTTCTCAAAATACGTTTATGAGAGAATAATGAAAAAAAATCCTTTAAAAGTAGAGACAAAAGGAGGTTTAAGAGTTTCTGAAATGGAAATAGAAGGGGATGAAGTAAAGAAAATTAAAGTCTATATGGGAATTCCAAAGTTTAAATTAAAAGATATACCAATGGTTGTTGATGGTTATAAAGAAGATGATGAGTTTTTAAATGGAGAGCTAAAATTAAAAAATCCTTATTTACCTAAGGTTAAGTTAAGTGTTGTTAATGTAGGAAATCCACATGCAGTTATATTTGTTGAAGATAACGGCATTGATTTAGATTTTGTTAGAGAACATTTAGATGTTATTGGAAAAGAAATAGAGTGCCATGAAGCATTCCCAGAGAGAATTAATGTACATTTTGTAAAAGTTTTGAATCCTAATGAAATTAGGATTGTTACCTGGGAGAGAGGAGCTGGATACACAACCGCATGCGGAACAGGAACAACTGCCTCTGTAATTATAGCCCACAAACTTGGTAAAACAAGTAATAGAGTTTTAGCACACTTAGATGGTGGAGATTTAGAGATTGAAATTAAAGATGATGGCGTCTATATGATTGGAGATGCAGTAATGGTTTATGACGCCAAATTGATAAATATTGGATGGTAA